One window of the Glycocaulis alkaliphilus genome contains the following:
- a CDS encoding DUF721 domain-containing protein, whose protein sequence is MAAMSPLTGLAASSRSADTVLMDESWKHDRQKAITQRRRIRSKSDAVSRAEADLWAVDHRGKPAIKPPPPAGRALAKVLRPLSRAFGPGASELEEHWEAIVGEALARWTSPEKLQSGTLTVRARGPAAALIEAQSGVILERVAQYAGRAPKRLRIVQGSLAAPAGPVRRAASRVIKRAEPLPEPPADPAERLAAALADFEAAVREREGG, encoded by the coding sequence ATGGCGGCGATGTCACCGCTCACCGGGCTTGCCGCATCATCTCGAAGTGCCGACACTGTGCTCATGGATGAAAGCTGGAAACACGATCGCCAAAAGGCAATCACGCAGCGCAGGCGCATACGCTCGAAAAGCGATGCGGTCTCGCGCGCGGAGGCGGATCTGTGGGCCGTCGATCATCGGGGCAAACCCGCCATCAAGCCACCGCCCCCCGCCGGGAGGGCGCTGGCCAAGGTGCTGCGGCCTCTGTCGCGCGCCTTCGGGCCGGGTGCCTCCGAGCTGGAGGAGCATTGGGAGGCGATAGTCGGCGAGGCGCTGGCGCGCTGGACCAGTCCTGAAAAGCTGCAATCGGGGACACTTACCGTGCGGGCGCGCGGACCTGCCGCTGCGCTGATCGAGGCGCAATCGGGCGTGATACTGGAGCGGGTGGCTCAATATGCGGGCCGGGCGCCCAAACGCCTGCGCATCGTGCAAGGCTCGCTAGCTGCGCCCGCCGGGCCGGTACGCCGCGCGGCAAGCCGGGTGATCAAGCGCGCCGAACCCTTGCCCGAACCGCCCGCCGATCCGGCTGAACGGCTGGCCGCGGCGCTGGCCGACTTCGAGGCGGCGGTAAGGGAGCGCGAGGGCGGGTAG
- a CDS encoding YceI family protein: MIRASIAAFAFALTGTFPLSAQDWVIDAAASEVTAETRVFGQAVTASFAEFSAEITFDPEDLENAQISARVTSGTGTIPNREYQSALVSRDGLYPAEYSEAIFVSDEVVAIDEGYEARGTLTIKGESRDAVLPFTVEISDGRAVAQGTLEILRADFGVGGSSWAEVAPNVTVRLHIEADAG; the protein is encoded by the coding sequence ATGATCCGTGCGTCCATCGCCGCTTTTGCCTTTGCCCTGACCGGCACTTTCCCCCTCTCTGCGCAGGACTGGGTGATCGACGCAGCTGCGTCTGAAGTCACCGCCGAAACCCGCGTCTTCGGCCAGGCCGTGACGGCCAGTTTCGCCGAGTTCTCAGCCGAGATCACATTCGATCCGGAAGACCTTGAGAACGCGCAGATTTCTGCGCGCGTGACCAGCGGCACCGGCACTATTCCCAACCGCGAGTATCAAAGCGCGCTTGTCAGCCGCGATGGCCTCTACCCGGCGGAATATTCCGAAGCCATCTTCGTGTCTGACGAGGTCGTGGCGATAGATGAGGGCTATGAGGCGCGGGGAACCCTGACCATCAAGGGCGAGAGCCGTGACGCCGTCCTGCCCTTCACGGTCGAGATCAGCGATGGCCGCGCCGTGGCGCAAGGCACGCTGGAAATCCTGCGGGCAGATTTTGGTGTCGGCGGCTCCAGCTGGGCTGAGGTCGCGCCGAACGTCACCGTGCGCCTGCATATCGAGGCGGATGCGGGGTAG
- a CDS encoding cytochrome b, which translates to MSTTGHPRYTAVAIALHWLMAALLVGMIFMGWQMEDMREMALAGEMSFAEVQAYYNWHKTIGISLLVLALVRLGWRLTHKVPPLPATMKPWEAIAARATHIAFYAVMIGMPLVGWLTASATNFPSYIANNPALELPHLPVPNEAYEPLGSIHSAGAWVIFALLALHVGAALKHHFVNRDDVLTRMIPFLKFRV; encoded by the coding sequence ATGAGCACCACCGGACACCCCCGCTATACGGCTGTTGCCATAGCGCTCCACTGGCTGATGGCGGCCCTGCTGGTTGGCATGATCTTCATGGGCTGGCAGATGGAAGATATGCGCGAAATGGCGCTGGCGGGCGAGATGAGCTTCGCCGAGGTGCAGGCCTATTATAACTGGCACAAGACCATCGGGATCAGCCTTCTGGTGCTGGCGCTGGTCCGCCTTGGCTGGCGGCTGACGCACAAGGTTCCGCCGCTGCCCGCCACCATGAAGCCGTGGGAAGCAATCGCGGCGCGCGCCACGCATATCGCTTTCTACGCGGTGATGATCGGCATGCCGCTGGTTGGCTGGCTGACAGCCTCGGCGACCAATTTTCCCTCCTACATCGCCAATAACCCCGCGCTGGAACTGCCGCACCTGCCGGTGCCCAATGAGGCCTATGAGCCGCTGGGGTCTATCCATAGCGCCGGCGCGTGGGTGATCTTCGCGCTGCTGGCCCTGCATGTCGGCGCGGCGCTGAAACATCATTTCGTCAACAGGGATGATGTGCTGACGCGCATGATCCCCTTCCTGAAATTCCGCGTATAA
- a CDS encoding acyl-CoA dehydrogenase, with the protein MSYRAPVRDIRFSLEEIAALDSVRATGAFPEFSGDLTGAILEEAAKLCNDVIAPLNWPSDQQGCTLKDGEVKTPDGFPAAYAKFVEGGWQGLQFGTEHGGMGLPRALGCALMEMLQSASMSFGLGPMLSFGAIEALIAHGSDEQRALYLPKIISGEWSATMNLTEPQAGSDVGALRTKAEPNGDGSWAVSGQKIFITWGEHDCAENIIHLVLARTPDSPAGTKGISLFLVPKFIPDESGNPGKRNGVKAIGLEHKMGIHGSPTCTMEYANATGWLIGEENRGMAAMFTMMNSARLNVGVQGVGIAERAYQQAFEFAKERRQGRAPGAEGPAPHAIIDHPDVRRMLSLMKAKIEAARAICFHAAVEGDLAEHHGDEDEAAWSRRREELLIPVAKAWSTDLGVEVASLGVQIHGGMGFIEETGAAQHYRDARIAPIYEGTNGIQAIDLSGRKLSMEGGLAFAELIEDIRQTVEDCETSSNPALPELAARLAPAVDALEEAVQWMASADMEDRLAGSTAFLKLTGDVTGGWLLCVGAVAAQRRLKEAEGDAGFAENRIALAGIYAETVLAAAPGLMGEIRMGAAPLFEPGLAMLESA; encoded by the coding sequence ATGAGCTATCGCGCGCCCGTCCGCGACATCCGTTTCAGCCTTGAGGAGATTGCCGCGCTGGACAGCGTGCGCGCCACCGGCGCCTTCCCGGAGTTTTCCGGCGACCTTACCGGCGCGATCCTCGAAGAGGCGGCAAAGCTGTGCAATGACGTGATCGCGCCGCTGAACTGGCCGTCAGACCAGCAGGGCTGCACGCTGAAAGACGGCGAGGTGAAAACCCCGGACGGCTTCCCGGCGGCCTATGCCAAATTCGTCGAAGGCGGCTGGCAGGGCCTGCAGTTCGGGACAGAGCATGGCGGCATGGGCCTGCCACGCGCGCTGGGCTGCGCGCTGATGGAGATGCTGCAGAGCGCCTCGATGAGCTTTGGCCTTGGCCCGATGCTCTCCTTTGGCGCCATCGAGGCGCTGATCGCCCATGGCTCGGACGAGCAGCGCGCGCTCTATCTGCCGAAAATCATTTCGGGTGAATGGTCAGCGACGATGAACCTTACCGAGCCGCAGGCGGGCTCCGACGTGGGCGCGCTGCGCACCAAGGCCGAACCCAATGGCGATGGCAGCTGGGCGGTTTCCGGCCAGAAGATTTTCATCACCTGGGGCGAGCATGACTGCGCGGAAAACATCATCCATCTGGTGCTGGCGCGCACGCCAGACAGCCCGGCCGGCACCAAGGGCATCTCGCTCTTCCTGGTGCCGAAATTCATTCCCGATGAAAGCGGTAATCCGGGCAAGCGCAATGGCGTGAAGGCCATTGGCCTGGAGCACAAGATGGGCATTCACGGTTCGCCCACCTGCACGATGGAATACGCGAACGCGACCGGCTGGCTGATTGGCGAGGAAAACCGCGGCATGGCCGCCATGTTCACCATGATGAACTCGGCGCGCCTGAATGTCGGCGTGCAGGGCGTCGGGATTGCCGAGCGCGCCTATCAGCAGGCGTTTGAGTTTGCAAAAGAGCGCCGTCAGGGCCGGGCGCCGGGCGCCGAAGGCCCTGCCCCGCACGCCATCATCGATCATCCCGATGTGCGCCGCATGCTCTCCCTGATGAAAGCAAAAATCGAGGCAGCCCGCGCTATCTGCTTCCACGCCGCAGTGGAAGGCGATCTGGCCGAGCACCATGGCGATGAAGACGAAGCCGCCTGGTCACGCCGCCGCGAGGAGCTGCTCATCCCCGTCGCCAAGGCCTGGTCGACTGATCTTGGCGTGGAGGTGGCATCGCTGGGCGTGCAGATCCATGGCGGGATGGGCTTTATCGAGGAAACGGGCGCCGCCCAGCATTACCGCGATGCGCGCATCGCCCCGATCTATGAGGGCACGAACGGCATCCAGGCGATCGATCTGTCGGGCCGCAAGCTGTCCATGGAGGGCGGGCTCGCCTTTGCCGAGCTGATCGAGGATATCCGCCAGACGGTGGAAGATTGCGAGACCTCCTCCAACCCGGCCTTGCCGGAGCTGGCGGCACGCCTCGCCCCGGCAGTGGACGCGCTGGAAGAGGCCGTCCAGTGGATGGCATCTGCAGACATGGAAGACCGGCTGGCGGGCTCCACCGCCTTTTTGAAACTGACCGGCGATGTGACAGGCGGCTGGCTCTTGTGCGTCGGCGCGGTCGCCGCCCAGCGCCGCCTGAAAGAGGCGGAAGGCGATGCGGGGTTTGCCGAAAACCGCATCGCGCTGGCGGGCATTTATGCCGAAACGGTGCTGGCCGCCGCGCCGGGCCTGATGGGCGAAATCCGCATGGGCGCCGCCCCGCTCTTCGAGCCGGGCCTTGCCATGCTGGAGAGTGCTTGA
- a CDS encoding GIY-YIG nuclease family protein encodes MDRAWVYILTNKPYGVLYTGMCNVDLVRRIWEHREGDVRGFTRKYNLKTLVFFEPHQDVTYAAERERRIKRWRREWKIALIGKVNPDWRDLYPHLLG; translated from the coding sequence ATGGATCGCGCCTGGGTCTACATACTCACCAACAAGCCGTATGGCGTCCTCTACACCGGTATGTGCAACGTCGATCTGGTGCGCCGAATATGGGAGCATCGCGAGGGCGATGTGCGCGGGTTTACGCGCAAGTACAATCTGAAAACGCTGGTCTTTTTCGAGCCGCATCAGGATGTGACTTATGCCGCGGAACGCGAGCGGCGGATCAAGCGCTGGCGGCGGGAATGGAAAATTGCGTTGATTGGAAAGGTCAATCCTGATTGGCGTGACCTGTACCCACACCTACTGGGTTGA
- a CDS encoding DUF7010 family protein: MDLRDELLDVRRSAYARLRGGYPIIMAGTVFWLALAVMSQFMEPVAMLQAAFGLSGMIFPVALVFAWLARIPFMKDRTVLSPLLVPTFIAMLLFWPMLFIATAEAGAGVIMSILAIGLSLHWPVIGWTYGRTALFCAHAIIRAGLVFWIYYAFPGQQMLYIPLAVAACYAVTALIVYADASRLARRMGMLPARQAQAMAV; the protein is encoded by the coding sequence ATGGACCTGAGAGACGAACTTCTGGATGTGCGCCGCAGTGCCTATGCGCGTCTGCGGGGCGGCTACCCGATCATCATGGCTGGAACGGTGTTCTGGCTGGCGCTGGCGGTAATGAGCCAGTTCATGGAGCCGGTGGCGATGCTTCAGGCGGCCTTTGGCCTTTCGGGCATGATCTTCCCGGTGGCGCTGGTCTTTGCGTGGCTGGCCCGCATTCCCTTCATGAAGGACCGCACGGTGCTCAGCCCGCTACTGGTGCCCACCTTCATCGCCATGCTGCTCTTCTGGCCGATGCTGTTCATCGCCACGGCAGAGGCCGGCGCGGGCGTGATCATGAGCATACTGGCCATCGGGCTGTCCCTGCACTGGCCGGTCATTGGCTGGACCTATGGACGCACCGCGCTGTTCTGCGCCCACGCCATCATCCGCGCCGGTCTGGTGTTCTGGATCTATTACGCCTTCCCCGGCCAGCAGATGCTGTACATCCCGCTGGCGGTAGCGGCCTGCTACGCGGTGACCGCGCTCATCGTCTATGCCGATGCCAGCCGCCTTGCCCGCCGCATGGGGATGCTCCCCGCACGGCAGGCCCAGGCGATGGCGGTCTAG
- a CDS encoding DUF4870 family protein, producing MTDEQTTHPAPPPAPPPAAPSDDSDRTVALVCYILQAASVVTAGLVAVIAVIIAYVRKDQAPDWLKNHYTYQIRTFWYGLAGWVIGVLTIWVLGLGLLIMLATAIWFIIRAVVGLIRLTEGRSHTDPRGFWI from the coding sequence ATGACCGACGAGCAGACCACACACCCGGCCCCGCCGCCTGCCCCGCCGCCTGCCGCGCCGTCTGATGACAGCGACCGTACCGTCGCTCTCGTCTGCTACATATTGCAGGCCGCTTCGGTGGTCACCGCCGGGCTGGTTGCGGTTATCGCGGTCATCATCGCCTATGTCCGCAAGGATCAGGCCCCGGACTGGCTGAAGAACCACTACACCTATCAGATCCGCACTTTCTGGTACGGGCTGGCAGGCTGGGTGATCGGTGTGCTGACGATCTGGGTGCTGGGCCTTGGCCTGCTCATCATGCTGGCCACCGCGATCTGGTTCATCATCCGCGCGGTGGTGGGGCTGATCCGCCTGACCGAAGGACGCAGCCACACCGATCCGCGCGGTTTCTGGATCTAG
- a CDS encoding YbjQ family protein — MTAPAIIVTMSDSVPGRQMGDVLGIARGSVVRARFFGRDFVAGLRNLVGGEVNEYTDLMAQTREQAMARMIAHAAELGADAVVTFRFSTSTITEGAAEILAYGTAVKLT, encoded by the coding sequence ATGACCGCCCCCGCAATCATCGTCACCATGTCCGACAGCGTGCCTGGCCGCCAGATGGGCGATGTTCTGGGCATTGCGCGCGGCAGCGTGGTGCGTGCCCGCTTTTTCGGCCGCGACTTTGTCGCCGGCCTGCGCAATCTGGTGGGCGGTGAAGTGAACGAATACACCGACCTGATGGCGCAGACGCGCGAACAGGCCATGGCGCGCATGATCGCGCATGCAGCCGAGCTGGGGGCAGACGCCGTTGTCACCTTCCGGTTTTCCACATCCACCATAACTGAAGGCGCTGCCGAGATCCTGGCCTACGGGACGGCGGTGAAGCTGACATGA
- the lepB gene encoding signal peptidase I: MTDHSGEGEVRPQNMVTTFFRRVVSEFGETIRFFAGVAAVWFALVTFGFAAFHIPSESMQPALQVGDRVLVSKFTYGYSRHSLPLNMGYLLPESWTGRVLHFGGPARGEVIVVRDPRQRINIIKRVIGLPGDTIEVRGGRLIINGDVMERVEQDVIRYRTREGQIVAVTVYEELLPEGNSHIIYERTDNALLDNVGPFRVPNDSYFLMGDNRDASADSRVGSQLGYVHRDNIVGRAFTVLFTFANCRNEEGLTCPPWRVFRGL, from the coding sequence ATGACCGATCATTCCGGCGAGGGCGAAGTACGTCCGCAGAACATGGTGACCACGTTTTTCCGGCGGGTCGTGTCCGAGTTTGGCGAGACAATCCGGTTTTTTGCCGGCGTAGCAGCTGTGTGGTTCGCGCTGGTGACCTTCGGGTTTGCCGCCTTCCACATCCCGTCTGAGAGCATGCAGCCGGCCCTGCAGGTCGGCGACCGCGTGCTGGTCTCGAAGTTCACCTATGGCTATTCGCGCCATTCCCTGCCGCTGAACATGGGCTATCTGCTGCCGGAGAGCTGGACGGGCCGCGTCCTGCATTTTGGCGGACCGGCGCGGGGCGAGGTGATCGTCGTGCGTGATCCGCGCCAGCGCATCAACATCATCAAGCGCGTCATCGGCCTGCCCGGCGACACGATCGAGGTGCGCGGCGGACGCCTGATCATCAATGGTGATGTCATGGAGCGCGTGGAGCAGGACGTCATCCGTTACCGCACGCGCGAGGGCCAGATCGTCGCCGTCACCGTGTATGAGGAGCTGCTGCCGGAAGGCAATAGCCACATTATCTACGAGCGCACGGACAATGCCCTGCTGGACAATGTCGGCCCCTTCCGCGTGCCCAATGACAGCTACTTCCTGATGGGCGACAACCGCGACGCGTCCGCCGATAGCCGGGTCGGGTCGCAGCTGGGCTATGTACACCGCGACAATATTGTCGGCCGGGCCTTCACCGTGCTCTTCACCTTTGCCAACTGCCGTAATGAGGAAGGGCTGACCTGCCCGCCCTGGAGGGTCTTCCGCGGGCTGTAA
- a CDS encoding SDR family oxidoreductase: MSLQGKTIFITGASRGIGLAIAERCARDGANIAIAAKTADPHPKLEGTIHTAAAAIEAAGGKALPIQCDIREEESVEAAVKQTAEHFGGIDIVINNASAIFPMPTKDTPAKRWDLMHQVNARGTYVVTRACLPYLEKAENPHILALSPPLDMRAKWFGPHVAYTSAKYGMSLCILGWSQEFRGKIAANAIWPRTAVATAAIAHVLAGEEAFKNCRKPEILAETAYRVLVKPAAKFTGNFLIDDSFLVSEGVTDLDQYSVEPGVELLPDFFVPDVPPAPPGVKIMAIPLGH; encoded by the coding sequence ATGAGCTTACAAGGAAAGACCATTTTCATTACCGGGGCCAGCCGGGGCATTGGCCTGGCCATCGCTGAGCGCTGCGCGCGCGACGGGGCCAATATCGCCATCGCCGCCAAGACCGCTGATCCGCACCCCAAGCTGGAAGGCACGATCCACACCGCAGCAGCCGCCATTGAGGCCGCTGGCGGCAAGGCCCTGCCCATACAGTGCGATATTCGTGAGGAAGAGAGCGTGGAAGCAGCGGTCAAACAGACCGCTGAGCATTTCGGTGGCATCGACATTGTGATCAATAATGCCTCGGCCATCTTCCCCATGCCCACCAAGGACACGCCGGCCAAGCGCTGGGACCTGATGCATCAGGTCAATGCGCGCGGCACCTATGTGGTCACCCGCGCCTGCCTGCCCTACCTGGAAAAGGCCGAAAACCCGCACATTCTCGCGCTCTCCCCGCCGCTGGACATGCGCGCCAAATGGTTCGGCCCGCACGTGGCCTATACCAGCGCCAAGTACGGGATGAGCCTGTGCATTCTGGGCTGGTCACAGGAGTTCCGCGGCAAAATCGCCGCCAATGCCATCTGGCCGCGCACCGCCGTGGCGACAGCGGCCATCGCCCACGTGCTGGCAGGCGAAGAGGCGTTCAAAAACTGCCGCAAGCCGGAGATTCTCGCCGAGACGGCCTACCGCGTGCTGGTGAAACCGGCGGCGAAGTTCACCGGCAATTTCCTCATCGATGACAGCTTCCTCGTCTCCGAAGGCGTGACCGATCTGGATCAGTATTCGGTGGAGCCGGGCGTGGAATTGCTGCCCGACTTCTTCGTGCCGGACGTCCCCCCTGCCCCGCCGGGCGTAAAGATCATGGCGATCCCGCTGGGGCATTAA
- a CDS encoding methyl-accepting chemotaxis protein, with protein MRLSNLPIMGKLLLIVAAMAVALVALGSFAIYEIHLVRDSAYRIHTASTEQQRAADMGEALGDIRRFWYLLAVEPGEVESIDSRVREARESFQAEYDALSQGASEGRRQQLAAISAPFDRFVTAFDASVAELRAMRGADREVMQQRVERAVNAARTLGLEARAALDAFQDYEAANELAAYEQAEATVVSARNLMIIGIIAALAAGGAISFLIGRYGIGQPMTRAIGRLDSLAGGDLEVEIAEADRGDEIGVLNKALEAFKQQSITARDLAAAQETESRRKLEQAERVNALTLSFEKEIDEAVATLASAAEELQSTAQSMASTAEESSAETQTVSASTTQTAANVQTVASAAEELTSSIKEVAVQIGRTSGIATDATKRVDEALSRIDVLVNAASAIDEVAALISAVTEQTKLLALNATIEAARAGEAGKGFAVVANEVKQLAEQTEKATATVIEQIRAIQEGTETAVTAVRSIEQVVDEVSQISTAVASSAEEQVAVTGEISRNVNEAAQGAEAVSRSLGGLEQAAGTTAAAANQLAMTASQVAERSERIKSDIQRYIRDVQAA; from the coding sequence ATGCGCCTGTCCAACCTGCCCATCATGGGCAAACTTCTTTTGATCGTAGCGGCTATGGCGGTTGCCCTCGTTGCCCTTGGCTCGTTCGCGATCTATGAAATCCACCTTGTGCGCGATTCCGCCTACCGGATACACACGGCTTCCACGGAGCAGCAGCGTGCCGCCGATATGGGTGAGGCGCTCGGCGATATCCGGCGCTTCTGGTACCTGCTGGCGGTCGAGCCCGGTGAAGTCGAGAGCATTGATAGCCGGGTTCGCGAGGCGCGCGAGAGCTTCCAGGCGGAATATGACGCCCTCTCGCAAGGCGCAAGTGAGGGGAGACGCCAGCAGCTTGCAGCGATCAGCGCGCCATTTGATCGCTTTGTCACGGCGTTCGATGCGTCCGTTGCCGAGTTGCGCGCGATGCGTGGTGCCGACCGGGAGGTGATGCAGCAGCGCGTTGAACGCGCGGTGAACGCTGCACGCACGCTCGGCCTTGAGGCGCGCGCTGCCCTAGACGCGTTCCAAGACTATGAAGCCGCCAATGAGCTTGCCGCCTATGAACAGGCCGAGGCCACTGTCGTTTCAGCCCGCAATCTGATGATCATCGGGATTATTGCCGCTTTGGCAGCTGGCGGCGCGATCAGCTTCCTGATCGGCCGCTACGGGATCGGCCAGCCCATGACCCGCGCCATTGGCCGGCTGGACAGCCTTGCCGGAGGTGATCTGGAGGTCGAGATTGCCGAGGCTGACCGGGGCGATGAAATCGGGGTGCTCAACAAGGCTCTGGAGGCATTCAAGCAGCAATCGATCACTGCCCGCGATCTGGCTGCAGCACAGGAGACCGAATCCCGCCGCAAGCTGGAACAGGCCGAGCGGGTCAACGCCCTGACCCTCAGCTTCGAAAAGGAAATCGACGAGGCCGTGGCCACGCTGGCCAGCGCCGCCGAAGAGCTTCAATCGACCGCGCAGTCCATGGCGTCCACGGCAGAGGAAAGCTCGGCCGAGACGCAGACCGTGTCCGCCAGCACCACGCAGACGGCTGCCAATGTGCAAACGGTTGCCAGTGCCGCCGAGGAGCTGACCAGCTCGATCAAGGAGGTTGCCGTCCAGATCGGGCGCACCTCCGGTATTGCGACTGACGCCACCAAGCGCGTGGACGAGGCGCTGAGCCGGATCGATGTGCTGGTGAATGCCGCCAGCGCCATTGATGAAGTGGCCGCGCTCATCAGCGCTGTGACCGAGCAGACCAAGCTGCTGGCCCTTAACGCCACCATTGAAGCAGCCCGCGCTGGCGAGGCCGGCAAGGGCTTCGCGGTCGTGGCCAACGAGGTCAAGCAGCTTGCCGAGCAGACCGAGAAGGCAACCGCCACCGTTATCGAGCAGATCCGTGCCATCCAGGAAGGCACCGAGACCGCGGTGACGGCGGTGCGCAGCATCGAGCAGGTGGTTGACGAGGTCAGCCAGATCTCGACCGCTGTCGCCTCCTCTGCCGAGGAGCAGGTGGCCGTGACCGGCGAGATCAGCCGCAATGTCAACGAGGCGGCGCAAGGCGCCGAAGCGGTATCCCGTTCGCTGGGCGGGCTGGAGCAGGCGGCGGGTACCACCGCAGCGGCCGCCAACCAGCTGGCCATGACCGCTTCCCAGGTTGCCGAGCGTTCGGAACGGATCAAGAGCGACATCCAGCGCTATATCCGCGACGTGCAGGCGGCCTGA
- a CDS encoding TIGR03862 family flavoprotein has product MTVRYETSTRIAIIGAGPAGLIAAEKLAGEGFAVDVYERMPSVARKFLMAGRGGLNLTHSEPLDAFLERYGAARDWLEPAIRAFPPSELTAWCEGLGQAVFTGSSGRIFPKSMKASPLLRAWLARLDALGVTIHTRHTWRGFDGAGRFLIAGPDGLDRPIEPDAVILALGGASWPRLGSRGEWTGWLKERGVEITPFTPSNAGFNARWSAVFRDRFAGEPLKTASFSHQGRTIRGEAMITAYGMEGGAIYALSASLRTAIEVEGRAVLTLDLAPDTSEEALVKRLDAAKPGQSLSNTLRKQARLSPLSAALLREAGAVPRDPQALAARIKACPITLTGMQGLDRAISSAGGIAHTSVDERFMLKAMPGVFVAGEMLDWEAPTGGYLLQAGFASGVAAARGVTGWLNPG; this is encoded by the coding sequence ATGACTGTCCGCTACGAGACCAGCACCCGCATTGCCATTATCGGGGCGGGCCCAGCGGGCCTGATCGCCGCAGAAAAGCTGGCGGGCGAAGGCTTCGCGGTCGATGTCTATGAGCGCATGCCGAGCGTCGCGCGCAAATTCCTGATGGCGGGCAGGGGCGGGCTGAACCTCACCCACTCCGAACCGCTCGACGCCTTTCTGGAGCGTTATGGCGCGGCGCGTGACTGGCTGGAGCCTGCCATCCGCGCCTTTCCGCCTTCTGAACTGACGGCATGGTGTGAAGGGCTGGGGCAGGCGGTGTTCACCGGGTCCAGCGGGCGCATCTTCCCCAAATCCATGAAGGCCTCGCCGCTCTTGCGAGCGTGGCTCGCAAGGCTGGATGCGCTGGGCGTCACCATCCACACCCGCCACACCTGGCGGGGCTTTGACGGGGCAGGCCGTTTCCTGATCGCCGGGCCGGACGGGCTTGACCGGCCGATTGAGCCGGATGCGGTGATCCTGGCGCTCGGCGGGGCGAGCTGGCCGCGTCTGGGCTCGAGGGGTGAATGGACCGGCTGGCTGAAAGAGCGCGGCGTCGAAATCACGCCCTTCACGCCGTCCAATGCAGGCTTCAATGCGCGCTGGTCTGCGGTCTTCAGGGATCGATTCGCCGGTGAGCCGCTTAAAACCGCGAGCTTCAGCCATCAGGGCCGCACGATACGCGGCGAAGCCATGATTACCGCCTACGGCATGGAGGGCGGGGCCATCTATGCGCTGAGTGCGTCCCTTCGCACCGCGATTGAGGTCGAAGGCAGGGCGGTCCTCACCCTCGATCTCGCGCCTGACACATCAGAGGAGGCGCTGGTCAAGCGCCTGGACGCGGCCAAACCCGGCCAGTCGCTTTCCAACACGCTGCGCAAGCAGGCGAGGCTGTCGCCCCTCTCTGCTGCGCTGCTGCGCGAAGCGGGCGCAGTGCCGCGTGATCCGCAAGCACTGGCCGCGCGTATCAAGGCATGTCCGATCACGCTCACCGGCATGCAGGGGCTCGACCGGGCGATTTCCAGTGCAGGCGGCATAGCGCACACCTCGGTGGATGAGCGCTTCATGCTGAAAGCGATGCCCGGCGTGTTCGTGGCGGGCGAAATGCTCGACTGGGAAGCGCCCACGGGCGGCTATCTGCTGCAGGCGGGTTTCGCCAGCGGTGTTGCGGCGGCGAGAGGGGTGACGGGCTGGCTGAACCCGGGATAG
- a CDS encoding helix-turn-helix domain-containing protein — protein MASNAPDPDAPLSDEEFERGRAAVLARKARSATGLSQPAFAARYGVPVASLRDWEQGRRKPDAATRNYLRVIASMPDAVARALDGAA, from the coding sequence ATGGCGAGCAACGCCCCTGATCCCGACGCGCCACTCTCTGATGAAGAATTCGAGCGGGGCCGCGCGGCGGTATTGGCCCGCAAGGCGCGCTCGGCGACGGGGCTGAGCCAGCCTGCATTTGCCGCGCGCTATGGCGTACCGGTGGCGAGCCTTCGCGACTGGGAGCAGGGCAGGCGCAAGCCGGATGCCGCCACGCGCAACTATCTGCGCGTGATCGCATCCATGCCGGACGCGGTGGCGCGCGCGCTTGACGGCGCAGCCTGA
- a CDS encoding BrnT family toxin yields the protein MPYTWSKLDYDPEKDEANFAKHGVPLGFAAMVLADRGKVDVLDTRFDYGEERFVTYGLAEGRVWVCVHAPRDGVARIISVRKANERETERYHGEQRP from the coding sequence TTGCCGTATACTTGGTCAAAGCTGGACTACGATCCTGAGAAGGATGAAGCCAACTTCGCCAAGCATGGCGTCCCGCTAGGCTTTGCCGCAATGGTGCTGGCGGACCGGGGCAAGGTCGATGTGCTGGATACCCGGTTCGACTATGGCGAGGAGCGCTTTGTCACCTACGGGCTCGCAGAAGGACGGGTCTGGGTATGCGTCCATGCACCAAGGGATGGCGTGGCCCGCATCATTTCGGTGAGGAAAGCCAATGAGCGTGAGACAGAAAGATATCATGGCGAGCAACGCCCCTGA